The following proteins come from a genomic window of Pseudomonas sp. WJP1:
- a CDS encoding riboflavin synthase, protein MFTGIIESIGSIRALTPKGGDVRVHVETGKLDLSDVKLGDSIAVNGVCLTAVELPGNGFAADVSRETLDCTAMNDLKSGSPVNLEKALTPTTRLGGHLVSGHVDGVGEVVARTENARAVEFRIRAPKELAKYIAHKGSITVDGTSLTVNAVDGAEFLLTIIPHTLSETIMASYQPGRRVNLEVDLLARYLERLLLGDKAAEPTSSNITESFLAANGYLKS, encoded by the coding sequence ATGTTCACCGGCATCATCGAATCCATCGGCAGTATTCGTGCATTGACCCCTAAAGGCGGAGATGTGCGGGTCCACGTCGAAACCGGCAAGCTCGACCTGAGCGACGTCAAACTGGGCGACAGCATCGCGGTCAACGGCGTGTGCCTGACCGCCGTTGAACTGCCGGGCAACGGCTTTGCGGCTGACGTCAGTCGCGAAACCCTCGACTGCACCGCCATGAATGACCTCAAAAGCGGCAGCCCGGTCAACCTGGAAAAAGCCCTGACCCCGACCACTCGCCTCGGCGGGCACCTGGTCAGTGGCCATGTCGACGGCGTGGGCGAAGTGGTTGCTCGCACCGAAAACGCCCGTGCCGTGGAATTTCGCATCCGCGCGCCCAAGGAACTGGCCAAGTACATCGCCCATAAAGGCTCGATCACCGTCGACGGCACCAGCCTGACCGTGAACGCGGTCGATGGCGCCGAGTTCCTGCTGACGATCATTCCGCACACCCTGAGCGAAACCATCATGGCGTCGTACCAGCCAGGTCGCCGGGTGAACCTGGAAGTGGACTTGCTGGCGCGTTATCTGGAGCGCCTGCTGCTGGGGGACAAAGCCGCTGAGCCGACTTCCAGTAACATTACCGAAAGCTTTCTGGCCGCCAACGGCTACCTCAAATCCTGA
- the ribD gene encoding bifunctional diaminohydroxyphosphoribosylaminopyrimidine deaminase/5-amino-6-(5-phosphoribosylamino)uracil reductase RibD, producing MTTPAELAILDAHYMARALELARKGHYTTHPNPRVGCVIVRDGQIVGEGWHERAGEPHAEVHALRAAGELARGATAYVTLEPCSHHGRTPPCADALVNAGVARVVAAMQDPNPEVAGRGLQRLAQAGIATESGVLEGEACKLNQGFLKRMEQGLPFVRVKLAMSLDGRTAMESGESQWITGPAARSAVQRLRAQASVVLTGADTVLADNARLTVRADELGLDAEQTALVMSRPPLRVLVDGRLRVPLDAPFFKAGPALVATCVAVEEQYANGPECLIVPGYDGQVDLRQLLIELANRGVNEVLVEAGPRLAGAFAQLGLVDEFQIFIAGKFLGSSARPLLDWPLAQMKDAPELKITEIRAVGDDWRVTAIPSPAASV from the coding sequence ATGACCACGCCAGCAGAACTTGCCATCCTCGACGCCCATTACATGGCCCGCGCGCTGGAGCTGGCGCGCAAAGGTCATTACACGACGCACCCCAACCCGCGGGTCGGCTGCGTGATCGTGCGCGACGGGCAGATCGTCGGCGAAGGCTGGCACGAGCGCGCCGGTGAGCCCCACGCCGAAGTCCACGCCTTGCGCGCCGCCGGTGAGTTGGCCCGTGGCGCCACCGCCTACGTGACCCTCGAACCCTGCAGCCACCACGGTCGCACGCCACCGTGCGCCGATGCGCTGGTCAACGCCGGTGTGGCGCGGGTGGTGGCGGCGATGCAGGACCCGAACCCGGAAGTGGCCGGGCGGGGCCTGCAACGCCTGGCCCAGGCCGGCATCGCCACCGAAAGTGGTGTGCTGGAGGGTGAAGCGTGCAAGCTCAATCAAGGCTTCCTCAAGCGCATGGAACAGGGCTTGCCGTTCGTGCGGGTCAAGTTGGCCATGAGCCTGGACGGTCGCACGGCCATGGAAAGCGGCGAAAGCCAATGGATCACCGGGCCCGCGGCGCGTTCGGCGGTGCAACGCCTGCGTGCCCAGGCCAGCGTGGTGCTGACCGGTGCCGACACCGTGCTGGCGGACAACGCCCGCTTGACCGTGCGTGCCGATGAGCTGGGCCTGGATGCCGAGCAAACTGCTTTGGTGATGAGCCGTCCGCCACTGCGCGTACTGGTCGACGGGCGTTTGCGCGTGCCGCTGGATGCCCCGTTCTTCAAGGCCGGCCCGGCGCTGGTCGCCACCTGTGTCGCGGTGGAAGAGCAATACGCCAATGGCCCGGAATGCTTGATCGTGCCCGGCTACGACGGTCAGGTCGATCTGCGTCAGCTGCTGATCGAGCTCGCCAACCGTGGCGTCAACGAGGTGCTGGTGGAGGCCGGTCCGCGGCTGGCCGGTGCTTTCGCGCAACTCGGTTTGGTGGATGAATTCCAGATTTTCATTGCCGGCAAGTTTTTGGGCTCTTCGGCACGGCCGCTGCTGGACTGGCCGCTCGCGCAAATGAAAGATGCACCCGAGCTCAAAATCACCGAAATTCGCGCGGTGGGCGATGACTGGCGAGTCACTGCCATTCCTTCACCGGCAGCGAGCGTATAA
- the nrdR gene encoding transcriptional regulator NrdR, producing the protein MHCPFCGANDTKVIDSRLVAEGEQVRRRRECLACGERFTTFETAELVLPRLIKTDGSRQPFDEEKLRAGMQRALEKRPVSVERLESSLVHIKHKLRATGEREVKSLVVGELVMAELQKLDEVAYIRFASVYRRFQDLNEFREEIDRLAREPVKE; encoded by the coding sequence ATGCACTGTCCCTTCTGCGGTGCCAACGACACCAAGGTCATCGACTCGCGTCTGGTCGCCGAGGGCGAACAGGTGCGCCGCCGGCGTGAATGCCTGGCCTGCGGCGAGCGTTTCACGACGTTCGAAACCGCTGAACTGGTGTTGCCGCGCCTGATCAAAACCGACGGCAGTCGCCAGCCGTTCGACGAAGAAAAACTCCGCGCCGGCATGCAGCGTGCGCTGGAAAAGCGCCCGGTGAGTGTCGAGCGCCTCGAATCGTCGCTGGTGCACATCAAACACAAACTGCGCGCCACCGGCGAACGTGAGGTCAAGTCCCTCGTGGTCGGTGAGCTGGTGATGGCCGAGCTGCAGAAGCTCGACGAAGTCGCCTACATCCGCTTCGCCTCGGTGTATCGCCGCTTCCAGGACCTCAATGAGTTCCGCGAAGAGATCGATCGCCTGGCCCGGGAACCGGTGAAAGAATGA